A region from the Benincasa hispida cultivar B227 chromosome 12, ASM972705v1, whole genome shotgun sequence genome encodes:
- the LOC120092625 gene encoding protein TIFY 4B-like isoform X5, whose amino-acid sequence MSAGTATFRSILDKPLNQLTEDDISQLTREDCRKYLKEKGMRRPSWNKSQAIQQVISLKALLEPCDDSGAGALRKVVVSPRVNSNQGDSPKEPSDDAQVTMSVDESAYSNVETAKSTPEDPPVEPDNNVTSPRDQYDTNGVDGQMTIFYCGKVNVYDGVPPDKSSKDLQAWAIMHLAASPIHFPQNHPLSGTAPCQSPPCLLQASSDRDDFFPPSATFHRNVHTEKMVEHPQQQQQHAKGTSTRDSDVEGQASRKVSLQRYLEKRKDRIVFF is encoded by the exons ATGAGTGCCGGCACGGCGACCTTCCGGTCTATACTCGACAAACCCCTCAACCAGTTGACGGAGGATGACATTTCACAGCTCACTCGAGAGGATTGTCGCAAATACctaaaagaaaaag GAATGCGGCGGCCCTCATGGAACAAATCTCAGGCGATCCAGCAGGTTATTTCTCTCAAAGCATTACTTGAACCTTGTGATGATTCCGGCGCCGGTGCTCTCAGAAAGGTCGTCGTTTCGCCTCGG GTGAATTCAAATCAAGGCGATTCACCTAAAGAACCGAGTGATGATGCTCAGGTTACCATGTCAGTTGATGAATCTGCTTATAGCAATGTGGAGACTGCAAAATCTACTCCTGAGGATCCACCGGTTGAACCAGACAACAATGTCACCAGTCCCAG AGATCAATACGATACAAATGGAGTGGATGGCCAAATGACGATATTCTATTGTGGCAAGGTGAATGTGTATGATGGAGTTCCACCAGATAAG TCATCTAAGGATTTGCAGGCATGGGCAATCATGCATCTTGCAGCTAGTCCAATTCATTTCCCtcagaatcatcccttaagtGGAACTGCTCCATGTCAGTCTCCACCATGTCTTTTGCAGGCTTCCAGTGACAGAGATGACTTTTTCCCTCCTAGTGCTACCTTCCATCGAAATGTGCACACAG AGAAGATGGTTGAGCACCctcagcagcagcagcagcatgCAAAGGGAACCAGTACGCGAGATTCTG ATGTTGAGGGTCAGGCGAGTCGGAAAGTTTCATTACAGAGATATCTTGAAAAGCGAAAAGACAG GATTGTCTTCTTCTAG
- the LOC120092625 gene encoding protein TIFY 4B-like isoform X2 → MSAGTATFRSILDKPLNQLTEDDISQLTREDCRKYLKEKGMRRPSWNKSQAIQQVISLKALLEPCDDSGAGALRKVVVSPRVNSNQGDSPKEPSDDAQVTMSVDESAYSNVETAKSTPEDPPVEPDNNVTSPRDQYDTNGVDGQMTIFYCGKVNVYDGVPPDKSSKDLQAWAIMHLAASPIHFPQNHPLSGTAPCQSPPCLLQASSDRDDFFPPSATFHRNVHTEKMVEHPQQQQQHAKGTSTRDSDVEGQASRKVSLQRYLEKRKDRLKNKKNTGLSSSSLEGYMNHQMRTHVSNKNLGQIVTSSLSPTGVAKAFVGTADNQPKLGCFPVDLNVKDIQEC, encoded by the exons ATGAGTGCCGGCACGGCGACCTTCCGGTCTATACTCGACAAACCCCTCAACCAGTTGACGGAGGATGACATTTCACAGCTCACTCGAGAGGATTGTCGCAAATACctaaaagaaaaag GAATGCGGCGGCCCTCATGGAACAAATCTCAGGCGATCCAGCAGGTTATTTCTCTCAAAGCATTACTTGAACCTTGTGATGATTCCGGCGCCGGTGCTCTCAGAAAGGTCGTCGTTTCGCCTCGG GTGAATTCAAATCAAGGCGATTCACCTAAAGAACCGAGTGATGATGCTCAGGTTACCATGTCAGTTGATGAATCTGCTTATAGCAATGTGGAGACTGCAAAATCTACTCCTGAGGATCCACCGGTTGAACCAGACAACAATGTCACCAGTCCCAG AGATCAATACGATACAAATGGAGTGGATGGCCAAATGACGATATTCTATTGTGGCAAGGTGAATGTGTATGATGGAGTTCCACCAGATAAG TCATCTAAGGATTTGCAGGCATGGGCAATCATGCATCTTGCAGCTAGTCCAATTCATTTCCCtcagaatcatcccttaagtGGAACTGCTCCATGTCAGTCTCCACCATGTCTTTTGCAGGCTTCCAGTGACAGAGATGACTTTTTCCCTCCTAGTGCTACCTTCCATCGAAATGTGCACACAG AGAAGATGGTTGAGCACCctcagcagcagcagcagcatgCAAAGGGAACCAGTACGCGAGATTCTG ATGTTGAGGGTCAGGCGAGTCGGAAAGTTTCATTACAGAGATATCTTGAAAAGCGAAAAGACAG GttaaagaacaagaaaaatacAGGATTGTCTTCTTCTAGCCTGGAGGGGTATATGAACCATCAAATGAGGACGCACGTATCCAATAAGAATTTAGGTCAGATTGTGACAAGTTCTTTATCCCCAACTGGAGTAGCAAAAGCCTTCGTTGGAACAGCTGACAATCAGCCAAAACTTGGATGTTTTCCTGTCGACCTTAATGTCAAAG ATATCCAGGAGTGCTGA
- the LOC120092625 gene encoding protein TIFY 4B-like isoform X4: protein MSAGTATFRSILDKPLNQLTEDDISQLTREDCRKYLKEKGMRRPSWNKSQAIQQVISLKALLEPCDDSGAGALRKVVVSPRVNSNQGDSPKEPSDDAQVTMSVDESAYSNVETAKSTPEDPPVEPDNNVTSPRDQYDTNGVDGQMTIFYCGKVNVYDGVPPDKSSKDLQAWAIMHLAASPIHFPQNHPLSGTAPCQSPPCLLQASSDRDDFFPPSATFHRNVHTEKMVEHPQQQQQHAKGTSTRDSGLSSSSLEGYMNHQMRTHVSNKNLGQIVTSSLSPTGVAKAFVGTADNQPKLGCFPVDLNVKDIQEC from the exons ATGAGTGCCGGCACGGCGACCTTCCGGTCTATACTCGACAAACCCCTCAACCAGTTGACGGAGGATGACATTTCACAGCTCACTCGAGAGGATTGTCGCAAATACctaaaagaaaaag GAATGCGGCGGCCCTCATGGAACAAATCTCAGGCGATCCAGCAGGTTATTTCTCTCAAAGCATTACTTGAACCTTGTGATGATTCCGGCGCCGGTGCTCTCAGAAAGGTCGTCGTTTCGCCTCGG GTGAATTCAAATCAAGGCGATTCACCTAAAGAACCGAGTGATGATGCTCAGGTTACCATGTCAGTTGATGAATCTGCTTATAGCAATGTGGAGACTGCAAAATCTACTCCTGAGGATCCACCGGTTGAACCAGACAACAATGTCACCAGTCCCAG AGATCAATACGATACAAATGGAGTGGATGGCCAAATGACGATATTCTATTGTGGCAAGGTGAATGTGTATGATGGAGTTCCACCAGATAAG TCATCTAAGGATTTGCAGGCATGGGCAATCATGCATCTTGCAGCTAGTCCAATTCATTTCCCtcagaatcatcccttaagtGGAACTGCTCCATGTCAGTCTCCACCATGTCTTTTGCAGGCTTCCAGTGACAGAGATGACTTTTTCCCTCCTAGTGCTACCTTCCATCGAAATGTGCACACAG AGAAGATGGTTGAGCACCctcagcagcagcagcagcatgCAAAGGGAACCAGTACGCGAGATTCTG GATTGTCTTCTTCTAGCCTGGAGGGGTATATGAACCATCAAATGAGGACGCACGTATCCAATAAGAATTTAGGTCAGATTGTGACAAGTTCTTTATCCCCAACTGGAGTAGCAAAAGCCTTCGTTGGAACAGCTGACAATCAGCCAAAACTTGGATGTTTTCCTGTCGACCTTAATGTCAAAG ATATCCAGGAGTGCTGA
- the LOC120092625 gene encoding protein TIFY 4B-like isoform X1: protein MSAGTATFRSILDKPLNQLTEDDISQLTREDCRKYLKEKGMRRPSWNKSQAIQQVISLKALLEPCDDSGAGALRKVVVSPRVNSNQGDSPKEPSDDAQVTMSVDESAYSNVETAKSTPEDPPVEPDNNVTSPRDQYDTNGVDGQMTIFYCGKVNVYDGVPPDKSSKDLQAWAIMHLAASPIHFPQNHPLSGTAPCQSPPCLLQASSDRDDFFPPSATFHRNVHTEKMVEHPQQQQQHAKGTSTRDSDVEGQASRKVSLQRYLEKRKDRGRLKNKKNTGLSSSSLEGYMNHQMRTHVSNKNLGQIVTSSLSPTGVAKAFVGTADNQPKLGCFPVDLNVKDIQEC, encoded by the exons ATGAGTGCCGGCACGGCGACCTTCCGGTCTATACTCGACAAACCCCTCAACCAGTTGACGGAGGATGACATTTCACAGCTCACTCGAGAGGATTGTCGCAAATACctaaaagaaaaag GAATGCGGCGGCCCTCATGGAACAAATCTCAGGCGATCCAGCAGGTTATTTCTCTCAAAGCATTACTTGAACCTTGTGATGATTCCGGCGCCGGTGCTCTCAGAAAGGTCGTCGTTTCGCCTCGG GTGAATTCAAATCAAGGCGATTCACCTAAAGAACCGAGTGATGATGCTCAGGTTACCATGTCAGTTGATGAATCTGCTTATAGCAATGTGGAGACTGCAAAATCTACTCCTGAGGATCCACCGGTTGAACCAGACAACAATGTCACCAGTCCCAG AGATCAATACGATACAAATGGAGTGGATGGCCAAATGACGATATTCTATTGTGGCAAGGTGAATGTGTATGATGGAGTTCCACCAGATAAG TCATCTAAGGATTTGCAGGCATGGGCAATCATGCATCTTGCAGCTAGTCCAATTCATTTCCCtcagaatcatcccttaagtGGAACTGCTCCATGTCAGTCTCCACCATGTCTTTTGCAGGCTTCCAGTGACAGAGATGACTTTTTCCCTCCTAGTGCTACCTTCCATCGAAATGTGCACACAG AGAAGATGGTTGAGCACCctcagcagcagcagcagcatgCAAAGGGAACCAGTACGCGAGATTCTG ATGTTGAGGGTCAGGCGAGTCGGAAAGTTTCATTACAGAGATATCTTGAAAAGCGAAAAGACAG GGGAAGGttaaagaacaagaaaaatacAGGATTGTCTTCTTCTAGCCTGGAGGGGTATATGAACCATCAAATGAGGACGCACGTATCCAATAAGAATTTAGGTCAGATTGTGACAAGTTCTTTATCCCCAACTGGAGTAGCAAAAGCCTTCGTTGGAACAGCTGACAATCAGCCAAAACTTGGATGTTTTCCTGTCGACCTTAATGTCAAAG ATATCCAGGAGTGCTGA
- the LOC120092625 gene encoding protein TIFY 4B-like isoform X3, which produces MSAGTATFRSILDKPLNQLTEDDISQLTREDCRKYLKEKGMRRPSWNKSQAIQQVISLKALLEPCDDSGAGALRKVVVSPRVNSNQGDSPKEPSDDAQVTMSVDESAYSNVETAKSTPEDPPVEPDNNVTSPRDQYDTNGVDGQMTIFYCGKVNVYDGVPPDKAWAIMHLAASPIHFPQNHPLSGTAPCQSPPCLLQASSDRDDFFPPSATFHRNVHTEKMVEHPQQQQQHAKGTSTRDSDVEGQASRKVSLQRYLEKRKDRGRLKNKKNTGLSSSSLEGYMNHQMRTHVSNKNLGQIVTSSLSPTGVAKAFVGTADNQPKLGCFPVDLNVKDIQEC; this is translated from the exons ATGAGTGCCGGCACGGCGACCTTCCGGTCTATACTCGACAAACCCCTCAACCAGTTGACGGAGGATGACATTTCACAGCTCACTCGAGAGGATTGTCGCAAATACctaaaagaaaaag GAATGCGGCGGCCCTCATGGAACAAATCTCAGGCGATCCAGCAGGTTATTTCTCTCAAAGCATTACTTGAACCTTGTGATGATTCCGGCGCCGGTGCTCTCAGAAAGGTCGTCGTTTCGCCTCGG GTGAATTCAAATCAAGGCGATTCACCTAAAGAACCGAGTGATGATGCTCAGGTTACCATGTCAGTTGATGAATCTGCTTATAGCAATGTGGAGACTGCAAAATCTACTCCTGAGGATCCACCGGTTGAACCAGACAACAATGTCACCAGTCCCAG AGATCAATACGATACAAATGGAGTGGATGGCCAAATGACGATATTCTATTGTGGCAAGGTGAATGTGTATGATGGAGTTCCACCAGATAAG GCATGGGCAATCATGCATCTTGCAGCTAGTCCAATTCATTTCCCtcagaatcatcccttaagtGGAACTGCTCCATGTCAGTCTCCACCATGTCTTTTGCAGGCTTCCAGTGACAGAGATGACTTTTTCCCTCCTAGTGCTACCTTCCATCGAAATGTGCACACAG AGAAGATGGTTGAGCACCctcagcagcagcagcagcatgCAAAGGGAACCAGTACGCGAGATTCTG ATGTTGAGGGTCAGGCGAGTCGGAAAGTTTCATTACAGAGATATCTTGAAAAGCGAAAAGACAG GGGAAGGttaaagaacaagaaaaatacAGGATTGTCTTCTTCTAGCCTGGAGGGGTATATGAACCATCAAATGAGGACGCACGTATCCAATAAGAATTTAGGTCAGATTGTGACAAGTTCTTTATCCCCAACTGGAGTAGCAAAAGCCTTCGTTGGAACAGCTGACAATCAGCCAAAACTTGGATGTTTTCCTGTCGACCTTAATGTCAAAG ATATCCAGGAGTGCTGA